The Microcoleus sp. AS-A8 genome segment GCGATCGCCCTTAATCTTTGCCAGTTTCTCCAGCAGTTCCCGTTCCTCTGCCGTAATCCGGGTGGGAATGTCAATCAAAATTGTCATCAGGTGATCGCCCCGGCTGACTGGGTTCCCCAATTTGGGTACACCGTGATTTTCCAGGGTTAACACGGTATTGGGCTGTGTTCCTGCCGGAATCGTTAATTCCACTGGCCCATCCACTGTCGTGACTTCCAATCGACATCCTAAAATTGCTTGTAAGTAGCTGACCTTGAGATCCGATAGGATATTAATCCCTTCCCGATGAAACTCGGCGTCTTCCTCAATAAATAAGTAGACGTATAGATCTCCAGGAGGGCCACCCCGCAATCCCGCGTCTCCTTCTTTAGAAACGCGCAGCCTTGTGCCATTATCTACGCCTGGTGGAATCGTGATTTTGAGCTTTTTGGTTTCCTGCTTGCGACCTGCACCCCCGCAAGATTCACACTTGTCCTCAATTACCTGCCCTTCACCATTACAGGTAGGACAAACGGAGACCTGAGTAAAACTACCAAAGGGGGTCCGTGTCGCACGACGCACTTGGCCTGTACCACTGCAAGTTGGGCAGGTACGGGGTCGAGTCCCTGGTTTGGCCCCCGTGCTATTACAGACGTTACAGGTTTCTAGGTGAGGAATCCGGATTTCCTTTTCACCTCCAAACACAGCTTCCCGAAAGTCCAGCTTCAAGTCGAGTCGCAAGTCTTCACCGCGAACCGGACCGCTGCGTCGGCGAGTCGCTTGCTGACCCATGCCGCCTGCAAAGCCACTGAAGAAGCTTTCAAAAATATCGGCAAAACCCATATCACCGATATCGCCGAAGCCCGCACCGGCTCCGCTGACACCGGCTTCACCGAAGCGGTCATATCGGGCGCGAGTTTCTGGTTCTGAGAGAACTTCGTAAGCTCGATTAATCTCTTTAAAGCGCTCTTCAGCCCCTAGCTCCTTGTTGACATCCGGGTGATACTTCCGGGCAAGGCGGCGGTAAGCACGTTTTAGTTCCTCTTTGTCGGCGTCACGAGAGACACCTAGAATGTCATAGTAGTCAGGCATAGAGCGCCGAGCGGTGTTTTGTTACTTTATAGGGGCGGTGGAATTGAATTTGAGTGATTGGAGTAAAGTCACTGATGACCTATTCACAGCTCACCCATATATCTATCCATTGTCTAGCAGAAAAACAGGTCAAGCGCTACCTTTTAGGAGCGTCCCTTAGTCAACTTGCTCGTAGTCAGCGGTTACGGTTTCCTCGTCAAAGTTTAGAATCAAGTCGTCTTCTTCGCTTGTAGACGGGGATTCAAACGGTGAACTAAACTCTGGCGTTGAAGATACCTCCTCGGTTTGTACAAATTCTTCTACGTCTACACTGGGTGAAGCTTGTTGATAGACAGCGGCACCAATCTCAAACAACTTTTGTTGGAAATCCTCCAGCCGTTGCTTCACTTCCTCAATACTAATTGAGGAATCTGCCATTGCCTCTTGCAGCTCTTGCTTCTTCTCCTCTCCTTGAGCCTTGAGTTCTTCGCGAACCAAGCCGCCACTTTCCTTCAATGTGCTTTCGTAACTGTAGAATAGGCTATCGGCTTGGTTCTTAAGCTCAACCAATTGTATGCGGCGATAGTCTTCTTCGGCATATTTTTCTGCCTCAACGCGCATCCGTTCTACTTCGCTGGCACTTAAGCCTCCAGTATTCGTAATTCGGATTCTTTGTTCTTTGCCAGTCCCTTTGTCAGCGGCTGAAACTTGCAGAATCCCGTTAACATCGATTTCAAACGCTACTTCGATTTGAGGTACACCCCTTGGGGCTGGGGGAATGCCGGTGAGCAGAAACTTGCCCAGGCTCTTGTTGTCCCTCGCCATCGCCCGTTCACCCTGTAGCACATGAATTTCTACAGAGGTTTGTCCATCCGTCGCCGTGGAAAAAACCTGAGACTTACTGGTCGGAATGGTCGTGTTGCGATCAATAATTTTTGTAAATACTTCGCCTAAAGTCTCAATTCCTAATGATAGGGGAGTGACATCCAGAAGCAGTAAGTCCTCCACTTCGCCGCCTAAGACACCGCCCTGAATGGCAGCTCCTAGTGCAACCGCTTCATCAGGGTTGACTGACTTATCGGGTGTTCTGCCCCCAAAAAACTTCTTAATCGCCTCCTGTACGGCTGGGATACGGGTGGAACCGCCCACTAACAGGATGCGATCAATATCATCGGGCTTTAGGTCAGCGTCTTTCAGTGATTGGGTTACAGGCTCAATTGTTCCTGTAATCAGTTCGCTCGCCAGTTCTTCAAACTTTGAGCGCGATAGCTCCATCTCCAAGTGTTTTGGGCCTGTCTCATCTGCTGTAATAAAGGGCAGGTTAATGGAGGTCGAAAGCATATTAGAGAGTTCAACTTTTGCCTTTTCAGCCGCTTCGCGCAAGCGCTGAAGTGCCATTTTATCGGTTCCGAGGTCAATCCCCTCTGTTCCTTTAAAGTTTTCAATCATCCAGCGCACAATCACATTATCGAAGTCATCGCCTCCCAGGTGATTGTTGCCAGAGGTGGCCTTAACTTCAAAAACTCCGTCTCCGAGTTGAAGAATCGAGACATCAAAAGTCCCGCCACCCAAGTCAAATACCAAGATTCGCTGCTCTACAGACTGTTTATCGAGGCCATAGGCGAGGGATGCCGCCGTTGGCTCGTTGATAATTCGCAGCACTTCCAAACCGGCGATAGTCCCAGCATCTTTGGTCGCCTGCCGTTGGGCGTCTGTAAAGTAGGCCGGAACGGTAATCACAGCTTGCTCCACAGGCTCCCCAAGAAAGCTTTCGGCATCGGCCTTGAGCTTTTGCAGGATCATGGCGGAGATTTCTTGAGGTGTGTAAGTACGCCCCCGGATTTGGACATCGACGGTATCATCGCGACCTTTGACGCAGTTATAAGGAACGCGGGATCGTTCCGTGGCCGTGTCATCCCACCGACGCCCTATGAAGCGCTTGATGCTGTAGATTGTGTTTTCGGCATTGGTCACGGCCTGCCGCTTTGCCAGTTGACCGACCAATCGTTCCCCTGCTTTGCCAAATCCCACTATACTCGGAGTGGTTCGCCCTCCTTCCGTGTTTGAAATGACGATGGGCTGACCACCTTCTAACACAGCAACGCAACTATTGGTGGTGCCCAAGTCGATGCCAATAACTTTTCCCATAGGGCTTCGGCTTAAAATTTATGTCAAGTTGTTTACGTTTAAGTTAAAGCGGGTACTAGAACAAACCTTCCTTTGGTTACATACTCTTCTAGACTTATCGTCAATCAAGAGTGACACCAAAGGATGGTTAATGCATCCTGCCACTTAGGTTTTTGGGGTATCTTCTTTTGAGGTTACCACCGAATCCTAAAGAGCAGCAACTTTGACCCTAACGCTTTACCCTGTGACGGGTTCATTCAGGAGAAGTAGCTTGACTTTCATCCGATTCCTCACTGGGAGTTTCCGGCGCAGAAGCAACTTTAACCATCGCATGGCGCAGGACACGCTCACCCAAGAAATATCCTCGTACTAGCTGTTCGATGACCACACCTTCTGGGTATTCATTCGTCGCCTCCCGCATCACGGCTTCATGGAGATTTGGGTCAAACTCTTTCCCTTCTGGGCGCATGGCAGACACCCCAATACGTTTCAGGCAGTCCACTAGCTGCTTATACACTCCTTGGTAGCTTTTGTGGATGCCCATTTCCCCATCATTTTGGGGCTTAATTTGCGATCGCGCCCGCTCAAAGTTATCCACTACGGGTAATAACTCACTGAGCGTAACTCGTTTGATCTGTTGTTCTAAATCCTCTTTCTCTTTCGTTGTGCGCTTGCGGAAGTTATCGAAATCTGCCGCAATCCGCATGGATTGAGTCTTGAAGGACTCTGATTGTTGATTGAGATCTTCTAATTGAGCTTTTAAGGCGTCATTTTCCTGCCTCAACTTTAAGAGAGCCTCTAACTCTCCACCGGCTAACGGCAGATCCGCCGTGGCTTGAGTGGTGTCTTGGGCTTCTCCATCGGTCTTAGCTGATCCTGCTGTTGACTCAGCGGTGTCTTCCTCAACAGTGGCTGGCGATTCTAAATCTACCAACCCGCCTTCCGCTCTGGCCGCTGGTTGAGCGGCCACGCCTTGGCTATCGACAGCCTCATCCGTCGGCTGTGAAGTACTATCTGGCTGATTTTCTTCGTCGATCATGCTCTACTCATCCCCACTTACAAAGACTGCTAGTACTGACGCTCTCACTGTTTTCTCACTAGCAACCCGATCCCTAAAAGTTTCTTGCAATCTAGAAGAAGTGCTACGCCTAGGCGCGGGATCGCGACTTCTTCAGATTTTAATGTGCCCCATCTGAATACTGCTCGCCTATCCAGGGGGGGACGCGGGAGCTACGTCCAGATGCCAGCCTGTTTGCCCATCTTTATATCCTTAAGATGTAACACCATTGCGCTTCTCACCCAATGTAACACCCTAGTGTCCCTATAGACACTATTTGTTCTTGCCAGTGCCGCCGATAGAGTCAAGGCTTAGGCGACCCTTTCTGACAAAATGCCTG includes the following:
- the grpE gene encoding nucleotide exchange factor GrpE; translation: MIDEENQPDSTSQPTDEAVDSQGVAAQPAARAEGGLVDLESPATVEEDTAESTAGSAKTDGEAQDTTQATADLPLAGGELEALLKLRQENDALKAQLEDLNQQSESFKTQSMRIAADFDNFRKRTTKEKEDLEQQIKRVTLSELLPVVDNFERARSQIKPQNDGEMGIHKSYQGVYKQLVDCLKRIGVSAMRPEGKEFDPNLHEAVMREATNEYPEGVVIEQLVRGYFLGERVLRHAMVKVASAPETPSEESDESQATSPE
- the dnaK gene encoding molecular chaperone DnaK — translated: MGKVIGIDLGTTNSCVAVLEGGQPIVISNTEGGRTTPSIVGFGKAGERLVGQLAKRQAVTNAENTIYSIKRFIGRRWDDTATERSRVPYNCVKGRDDTVDVQIRGRTYTPQEISAMILQKLKADAESFLGEPVEQAVITVPAYFTDAQRQATKDAGTIAGLEVLRIINEPTAASLAYGLDKQSVEQRILVFDLGGGTFDVSILQLGDGVFEVKATSGNNHLGGDDFDNVIVRWMIENFKGTEGIDLGTDKMALQRLREAAEKAKVELSNMLSTSINLPFITADETGPKHLEMELSRSKFEELASELITGTIEPVTQSLKDADLKPDDIDRILLVGGSTRIPAVQEAIKKFFGGRTPDKSVNPDEAVALGAAIQGGVLGGEVEDLLLLDVTPLSLGIETLGEVFTKIIDRNTTIPTSKSQVFSTATDGQTSVEIHVLQGERAMARDNKSLGKFLLTGIPPAPRGVPQIEVAFEIDVNGILQVSAADKGTGKEQRIRITNTGGLSASEVERMRVEAEKYAEEDYRRIQLVELKNQADSLFYSYESTLKESGGLVREELKAQGEEKKQELQEAMADSSISIEEVKQRLEDFQQKLFEIGAAVYQQASPSVDVEEFVQTEEVSSTPEFSSPFESPSTSEEDDLILNFDEETVTADYEQVD
- the dnaJ gene encoding molecular chaperone DnaJ, producing the protein MPDYYDILGVSRDADKEELKRAYRRLARKYHPDVNKELGAEERFKEINRAYEVLSEPETRARYDRFGEAGVSGAGAGFGDIGDMGFADIFESFFSGFAGGMGQQATRRRSGPVRGEDLRLDLKLDFREAVFGGEKEIRIPHLETCNVCNSTGAKPGTRPRTCPTCSGTGQVRRATRTPFGSFTQVSVCPTCNGEGQVIEDKCESCGGAGRKQETKKLKITIPPGVDNGTRLRVSKEGDAGLRGGPPGDLYVYLFIEEDAEFHREGINILSDLKVSYLQAILGCRLEVTTVDGPVELTIPAGTQPNTVLTLENHGVPKLGNPVSRGDHLMTILIDIPTRITAEERELLEKLAKIKGDRTGKGGIEGFLGGLFRG